In Cheilinus undulatus linkage group 16, ASM1832078v1, whole genome shotgun sequence, one DNA window encodes the following:
- the si:ch1073-513e17.1 gene encoding sialin: MAPPNGYSINSTALDESEDAEPLIQRDAVPPQCCSARLNLAILMFMGFAVVYGLRVNLSVAMVAMVNITDPKPAQNSSIVHACPMPHGMENTSETFPQPDGIPQYPWDAETQGWLLGAFFFGYLCTQVPGGYLSGHYGGSLFMGLGVLGTAVLTLLTPLAAELGIYWLFALRALEGFGEGVTFPAMMAMWARWAPPLERSRLMTLSGSGANFGAFVSLPLTGFICQSLGWPAVFYFCGGAGCLWALFWFIFVADDPRTHRRISKEERDYIINSIGPQGTGHGWAVPLLPMLLSVPLWAIIITQMCANWSYYTLLTSLPTYMNNILHFDLKSNGFLSALPYLGAWLAATTSGVVADSLIEREVFSVTTVRKIFTLTGLLPGAAFLIAVGYAGCSHILTVTFLTLSTTIGGTSACGVYINQIDIAPRYAGFLLGITNTFGTIPGVLAPIATGYFTEDHTLAGWRKVFWVAAGINIFGAAVYTLLSSGKIQPWAVTEEEAAEVEKNRSTSIIA; encoded by the exons ATGGCGCCTCCAAATGGCTACTCCATTAACTCGACTGCTCTGGACGAGAGCGAGGACGCTGAACCCCTCATCCAGAGAGATGCAG TTCCTCCTCAGTGCTGCTCGGCTCGCCTCAACCTGGCCATCCTCATGTTTATGGGGTTCGCCGTGGTCTACGGTCTGCGGGTCAACCTCAGCGTTGCCATGGTAGCCATGGTGAACATCACTGACCCCAAACCAGCTCAGAACAGCTCCATAGTCCATGCCTGTCCGATGCCACATGGGATGGAAAACACCAGCGAGACCTTCCCACAGCCTGACGGG ATCCCTCAGTACCCGTGGGACGCAGAGACTCAGGGTTGGCTGCTCGGAGCTTTCTTTTTTGGGTACCTGTGCACACAGGTCCCAGGAGGTTACCTGTCCGGTCACTATGGGGGGAGCCTCTTTATGGGTTTAGGAGTGCTGGGCACCGCTGTCCTCACCCTGCTCACCCCTCTGGCTGCTGAACTGGGGATCTACTGGCTGTTTGCTCTCAGAGCTCTGGAGGGCTTCGGAGAG GGTGTGACATTCCCAGCGATGATGGCGATGTGGGCTCGCTGGGCCCCCCCTCTGGAGCGCTCTCGCCTCATGACCCTGTCAGGATCTGGAGCGAACTTTGGGGCCTTCGTGTCTCTGCCGCTCACTGGCTTCATCTGCCAGAGTTTAGGCTGGCCGGCTGTCTTCTACTTCTGTG GCGGTGCTGGTTGTCTGTGGGCGCtcttttggtttatttttgttgcagatGACCCTCGAACGCATCGCCGAATCAGCAAAGAAGAGAGGGATTACATCATAAACTCCATTGGACCTCAG GGTACAGGTCACGGCTGGGCCGTGCCTCTGCTGCCTATGCTGCTGTCAGTCCCTCTGTGGGCAATCATCATCACCCAGATGTGCGCAAACTGGTCATACTACACACTGCTCACCTCCCTGCCTACTTACATGAACAACATCCTGCACTTTGACCTCAAATCG AATGGTTTCCTGTCCGCTCTGCCGTACCTCGGTGCCTGGTTGGCCGCCACGACATCTGGTGTCGTAGCGGACAGCCTCATTGAGAGGGAGGTGTTCAGTGTCACCACCGTACGAAAGATTTTCACACTCACAG GCCTGCTGCCTGGTGCAGCTTTCCTCATCGCCGTGGGTTACGCTGGCTGCAGCCACATCCTCACTGTCACCTTCCTCACTCTCTCCACAACCATCGGAGGAACCAGTGCCTGCGGAGTCTACATCAACCAGATTGACATCGCTCCTCG GTATGCAGGGTTCCTTCTAGGGATCACAAACACATTTGGTACAATTCCTGGAGTTTTAGCACCCATCGCCACAGGATACTTCACTGAGGAT CACACGCTGGCAGGCTGGAGGAAGGTGTTCTGGGTCGCTGCTGGGATCAACATCTTTGGGGCTGCCGTCTACACGCTGCTCAGCAGCGGGAAGATTCAGCCGTGGGCCGTTACAGAAGAGGAGGCAGCAGAGGTGGAGAAAAACAGGAGCACATCTATCATTgcataa